A region of Pongo pygmaeus isolate AG05252 chromosome 15, NHGRI_mPonPyg2-v2.0_pri, whole genome shotgun sequence DNA encodes the following proteins:
- the JKAMP gene encoding JNK1/MAPK8-associated membrane protein isoform X3, with amino-acid sequence MAMLPLVLHWFFIEWYSGKKSSSALFQHITALFECSMAAIITLLVSDPVGVLYIRSCRVLMLSDWYTMLYNPSPDYVTTVHCTHEAVYPLYTIVFIYYAFCLVLMMLLRPLLVKKIACGLGKSDRFKSIYAALYFFPILTVLQAVGGGLLYYAFPYIILVLSLVTLAVYMSASEIENCYDLLVRKKRLIVLFSHWLLHAYGIISISRVDKLEQDLPLLALVPTPALFYLFTAKFTEPSRILSEGANGH; translated from the exons tTCCAGCGCACTTTTCCAACACATCACTGCATTATTTGAATGCAGCATGGCAGCTATTATCACCTTACTTGTGAGTGATCCAGTTGGTGTTCTTTATATTCGTTCATGTCGAGTATTGATGCTTTCTGACTGGTACACGATGCTTTACAACCCAAGTCCAGATTACGTTACCACAGTGCACTGTACTCATGAAGCCGTCTACCcact atatacCATTGTATTTATCTATTATGCATTCTGCTTGGTATTAATGATGCTGCTCCGACCTCTTCTGGTGAAGAAGATTGCATGTGGGTTAGGGAAATCTGATcgatttaaaagtatttatgcTGCACTTTACTTCTTCCCAATTTTAACCGTGCTTCAGGCAGTTGGTGGAGGCCTTTTAT ATTATGCCTTCCCATACATTATATTAGTGTTATCTTTGGTTACTCTGGCTGTGTACATGTCCGCTTCTGAAATAGAG AACTGCTATGATCTTCTGGTCAGAAAGAAAAGACTTATTGTTCTCTTCAGCCACTGGTTACTTCATGCCTATGGAATAATCTCCATTTCCAGAGTGGATAAACTTGAGCAAGATTTGCCCCTTTTGGCTTTGGTACCTACACCAGCTCTTTTTTACTTGTTCACTGCAAAATTTACTGAACCTTCACGGATACTCTCAGAAGGAGCCAATGGACACTGA